A stretch of DNA from Longimicrobiaceae bacterium:
GCGTGCGCTGGCGCATCTGCTCCACCGCGTCCATGGTGTTCTGCAGCCCGCGCGTCTGGCTCTCCGCGCCGCTGGCGATCCCCACCATGGCGGTGGCCACCTCGCTGCTGGAGGCCGCCACCTCCTCGCTGATGCTGGAGAGGTCGGAGGCGTAGGCGGAGATCTGCTCCGAGGTGCTCACCGTCTCCGAGACGATGTTGCGGAGCTGCGCGGCCATCCCGTTGAACACCCCGGCGAGCGAGGCGAACTCCCGCGTCATCTGCCCGTCCAGGTGGATGCGCAGGTCGCCCTCACCCAGCCGCTCCGCCGCGCCCATGAGGCTCGCCAGCGGGGTGTTGATGTCGCGCAGCGCCTTCCAGATCAGCCCGATGGCGGCCAGCGCGGCGAGGACGGAGATCACCAGCAGCACCAGCTTCCGCTCGTCCGCCGTCCTGTTCAGCTCCGCCGCGGCCGAGGCCACCTTGTCGGTCTGCGCCTGGCTCACCTCCCGGATGGCCCCCTGCAGCTCATCCGTGACCGGGCGCACGGCCGCGACCCGGGCCACCGCGCGCTGCTCCTCGCCGATGTCGGCCAGGGCGTGCGCGAGGGCGTACTCCACCTCCAGGCGCGAGTGGAGCTGCTCCACCCCCTCGACCTGCTGACGCTCCTCCTGCGTCAGGTTGTCCAGCGCGCGGTAGGCCGTCTGCTGCCGGTGCGCTTCGCGCCCGTGGGAGGCGAACGCCTGCGCGCTCGCCGCGTCGCGGCTCACCAGGTACCGCTCGCCGGCGGCGATCTGGCTCAGGATCAGCGACTCCAGCGAGCCGCCGATCTCGGTGGTGAGGCGGAGCGACGACAGCCGCGTGTCCATCGCCCGGGTCAGGCTGTTCACCGTGAAGAGGCTGACCAGCGCCCCCATCACGATGAGCACGACGAGAAGCGCGCTCCCCGCGTACAGCCGCCCCCGGAGCGTGGAGAGGAAGGACCCGGCGCCGCGCCTGGAGGCCGTGGTCTTCGGGGCGCCGTCGGGACCGGGCACGTCCGGGGTCCCGTTCCGGTACACCTCGCGGGGAA
This window harbors:
- a CDS encoding methyl-accepting chemotaxis protein yields the protein MNPPSFQDPEPGRGPADESTVSARTSIRLPREVYRNGTPDVPGPDGAPKTTASRRGAGSFLSTLRGRLYAGSALLVVLIVMGALVSLFTVNSLTRAMDTRLSSLRLTTEIGGSLESLILSQIAAGERYLVSRDAASAQAFASHGREAHRQQTAYRALDNLTQEERQQVEGVEQLHSRLEVEYALAHALADIGEEQRAVARVAAVRPVTDELQGAIREVSQAQTDKVASAAAELNRTADERKLVLLVISVLAALAAIGLIWKALRDINTPLASLMGAAERLGEGDLRIHLDGQMTREFASLAGVFNGMAAQLRNIVSETVSTSEQISAYASDLSSISEEVAASSSEVATAMVGIASGAESQTRGLQNTMDAVEQMRQRTQEIASASQSVTALGEQISTVAGGSRTQVSTALQLLLEVREVVRDSAQQVTELRQSSVQIDRFVETITGIARQTNLLALNAAIEAARAGEHGRGFAVVAEEVRKLAEGSARAAQEVAQNVTGIRSRIEGVVGTMEQGTQKVAGVEEVSKGADAALEQIIAAVDGVRLAAGRVVDAVTRNHDAMGEVETAMAEVSGTSESHAASAQEVSAAAEEQSAATEEMSASSAELLHAAERMRELVSGFKI